A single region of the Ziziphus jujuba cultivar Dongzao chromosome 10, ASM3175591v1 genome encodes:
- the LOC107406345 gene encoding probable LRR receptor-like serine/threonine-protein kinase At5g63710 isoform X1 — protein sequence MMFGVLSCWLPLKLIINMLIILLLLKVTSPSTEPDVEVEALVDFLRALNDSKGQITDWNYNLVSPCFSWSRVTCRNGNVISLSLASNGFSGTLSPSITKLKYLASLDLGNNNLVGVLPGYLANMTYLQNLNLANNDFSGSIPSTWGQLSNLKHLSLRGNQISGYIPDSIANITGLTELDLSSTNLSGRIPVKLFSVLTFNFTGTHLACGSGLDQPCVSNSSFQDLQVSTSKSKFEAIVTSSSCAALFVIVLVGALFTYQYYHVHKHKHDVFVDVEGEDDCKISFGQLRRFSWHEIQLATDNFSEGNIIGQGGFGKVYRGALSDNTKVAVKRLTDYHSPGGEAAFLREVQLISVAVHRNLLRLIGFCTTSSERILVYPFMQNLSVAYRLRDLKPGEKGLDWPTRKRIAFGAAHGLAYLHEHCNPKIIHRDLKAANILLDDDFEAVLGDFGLAKLVDTKLTHITTQVRGTMGHIAPEYLSTGKSSEKTDVFGYGITLLELVTGQRAIDFSRLEEEEDVLLLDHTKKLQRENRLQDIVDGNLNTYDPKEVETIVQVALLCTQTSPEDRPMMVEVVKMLQGVGLSERWAEWEQLEQVRNQEFYLYSHQFALAEDSTHDQEAIQLSKAR from the exons ATGATGTTCGGAGTACTTTCTTGCTGGCTTCCTCTAAAGCTAATCATAAACATGCTTATAATACTCCTATTGTTAAAAGTCACTTCTCCATCAACGGAACCTGATGTGGAAG TTGAAGCTTTGGTTGATTTTCTAAGGGCACTTAATGATTCCAAGGGTCAAATAACAGATTGGAATTATAATCTTGTGAGCCCATGCTTTAGCTGGTCTCGAGTCACTTGTAGAAATGGAAATGTCATATCCCT GAGTTTGGCTTCAAATGGATTTTCAGGAACCCTTTCACCATCAATTACTAAATTGAAATATTTGGCTAGCCT GGACCTAGGGAACAATAATTTAGTGGGAGTTTTACCCGGTTACCTTGCCAATATGACGTATCTACAAAATCTAAATCTCGCCAACAATGATTTTAGTGGTTCCATACCTAGTACTTGGGGTCAACTATCCaatttaaaacattt GTCATTGAGGGGGAACCAAATATCTGGATACATTCCTGATTCGATTGCAAATATAACCGGGTTGACAGAACT GGATCTTTCATCTACTAATTTATCCGGAAGAATCCCCGTGAAGCTATTTTCTGTTCTGACATTCAA TTTTACAGGAACACATCTTGCCTGCGGCTCTGGCTTGGACCAACCTTGTGTTTCTAACTCTTCCTTTCAAGATCTTCAAG TTTCAACCAGCAAGTCAAAATTTGAGGCAATTGTAACTTCTTCAAGTTGTGCTGCATTATTCGTAATCGTGTTAGTTGGGGCTTTGTTTACTTATCAATACTATCATGTGCACAAACACAAACATGATGTGTTTGTTGATGTAGAGG GTGAAGATGACTGCAAAATTTCATTTGGTCAGTTGAGAAGATTTTCTTGGCATGAAATTCAACTTGCTACTGATAATTTCAGTGAAGGCAATATAATTGGACAAGGAGGCTTTGGAAAAGTTTACAGGGGTGCCCTTTCGGACAATACCAAGGTTGCTGTCAAACGGCTCACAGATTATCATAGTCCAGGCGGTGAGGCTGCATTCCTAAGGGAGGTTCAGCTTATAAGTGTTGCAGTCCATCGTAATCTCCTACGTTTGATTGGATTTTGTACAACCTCTTCTGAAAGAATCCTTGTTTATCCGTTCATGCAAAATCTTAGTGTTGCCTACCGCCTAAGAG ATTTAAAACCAGGAGAGAAAGGCTTGGACTGGCCGACTCGGAAACGTATTGCTTTTGGTGCAGCCCATGGCTTGGCGTACTTGCATGAACATTGTAACCCTAAGATTATACATCGTGACTTAAAGGCTGCAAACATTCTACTTGACGACGATTTTGAAGCTGTTCTTGGAGATTTTGGGCTAGCAAAGTTGGTTGATACAAAATTGACTCATATTACCACTCAAGTACGTGGGACGATGGGCCATATTGCCCCAGAGTATTTATCTACTGGAAAATCATCAGAAAAGACTGATGTTTTTGGTTATGGTATTACACTTCTCGAACTAGTCACTGGTCAACGCGCAATAGATTTCTCACGGCTGGAAGAGGAGGAGGATGTTCTTCTGCTTGACCAC ACCAAAAAGTTACAGAGAGAAAATAGGCTTCAGGACATTGTGGACGGAAACTTGAACACTTATGACCCCAAAGAAGTTGAGACAATTGTTCaggtggcattactgtgcactcaAACGTCACCCGAGGACCGTCCGATGATGGTAGAAGTTGTAAAAATGCTACAGGGAGTGGGTCTGTCAGAGAGATGGGCAGAGTGGGAGCAGCTCGAACAAGTAAGGAATCAAGAATTTTATCTCTATTCTCACCAATTTGCTTTGGCTGAAGACTCTACTCATGATCAAGAAGCCATACAATTGTCTAAGGCAAGATAA
- the LOC107406345 gene encoding probable LRR receptor-like serine/threonine-protein kinase At5g63710 isoform X4: protein MTYLQNLNLANNDFSGSIPSTWGQLSNLKHLSLRGNQISGYIPDSIANITGLTELDLSSTNLSGRIPVKLFSVLTFNFTGTHLACGSGLDQPCVSNSSFQDLQVSTSKSKFEAIVTSSSCAALFVIVLVGALFTYQYYHVHKHKHDVFVDVEGEDDCKISFGQLRRFSWHEIQLATDNFSEGNIIGQGGFGKVYRGALSDNTKVAVKRLTDYHSPGGEAAFLREVQLISVAVHRNLLRLIGFCTTSSERILVYPFMQNLSVAYRLRDLKPGEKGLDWPTRKRIAFGAAHGLAYLHEHCNPKIIHRDLKAANILLDDDFEAVLGDFGLAKLVDTKLTHITTQVRGTMGHIAPEYLSTGKSSEKTDVFGYGITLLELVTGQRAIDFSRLEEEEDVLLLDHTKKLQRENRLQDIVDGNLNTYDPKEVETIVQVALLCTQTSPEDRPMMVEVVKMLQGVGLSERWAEWEQLEQVRNQEFYLYSHQFALAEDSTHDQEAIQLSKAR from the exons ATGACGTATCTACAAAATCTAAATCTCGCCAACAATGATTTTAGTGGTTCCATACCTAGTACTTGGGGTCAACTATCCaatttaaaacattt GTCATTGAGGGGGAACCAAATATCTGGATACATTCCTGATTCGATTGCAAATATAACCGGGTTGACAGAACT GGATCTTTCATCTACTAATTTATCCGGAAGAATCCCCGTGAAGCTATTTTCTGTTCTGACATTCAA TTTTACAGGAACACATCTTGCCTGCGGCTCTGGCTTGGACCAACCTTGTGTTTCTAACTCTTCCTTTCAAGATCTTCAAG TTTCAACCAGCAAGTCAAAATTTGAGGCAATTGTAACTTCTTCAAGTTGTGCTGCATTATTCGTAATCGTGTTAGTTGGGGCTTTGTTTACTTATCAATACTATCATGTGCACAAACACAAACATGATGTGTTTGTTGATGTAGAGG GTGAAGATGACTGCAAAATTTCATTTGGTCAGTTGAGAAGATTTTCTTGGCATGAAATTCAACTTGCTACTGATAATTTCAGTGAAGGCAATATAATTGGACAAGGAGGCTTTGGAAAAGTTTACAGGGGTGCCCTTTCGGACAATACCAAGGTTGCTGTCAAACGGCTCACAGATTATCATAGTCCAGGCGGTGAGGCTGCATTCCTAAGGGAGGTTCAGCTTATAAGTGTTGCAGTCCATCGTAATCTCCTACGTTTGATTGGATTTTGTACAACCTCTTCTGAAAGAATCCTTGTTTATCCGTTCATGCAAAATCTTAGTGTTGCCTACCGCCTAAGAG ATTTAAAACCAGGAGAGAAAGGCTTGGACTGGCCGACTCGGAAACGTATTGCTTTTGGTGCAGCCCATGGCTTGGCGTACTTGCATGAACATTGTAACCCTAAGATTATACATCGTGACTTAAAGGCTGCAAACATTCTACTTGACGACGATTTTGAAGCTGTTCTTGGAGATTTTGGGCTAGCAAAGTTGGTTGATACAAAATTGACTCATATTACCACTCAAGTACGTGGGACGATGGGCCATATTGCCCCAGAGTATTTATCTACTGGAAAATCATCAGAAAAGACTGATGTTTTTGGTTATGGTATTACACTTCTCGAACTAGTCACTGGTCAACGCGCAATAGATTTCTCACGGCTGGAAGAGGAGGAGGATGTTCTTCTGCTTGACCAC ACCAAAAAGTTACAGAGAGAAAATAGGCTTCAGGACATTGTGGACGGAAACTTGAACACTTATGACCCCAAAGAAGTTGAGACAATTGTTCaggtggcattactgtgcactcaAACGTCACCCGAGGACCGTCCGATGATGGTAGAAGTTGTAAAAATGCTACAGGGAGTGGGTCTGTCAGAGAGATGGGCAGAGTGGGAGCAGCTCGAACAAGTAAGGAATCAAGAATTTTATCTCTATTCTCACCAATTTGCTTTGGCTGAAGACTCTACTCATGATCAAGAAGCCATACAATTGTCTAAGGCAAGATAA
- the LOC107406345 gene encoding probable LRR receptor-like serine/threonine-protein kinase At5g63710 isoform X2, giving the protein MIESMAETVEALVDFLRALNDSKGQITDWNYNLVSPCFSWSRVTCRNGNVISLSLASNGFSGTLSPSITKLKYLASLDLGNNNLVGVLPGYLANMTYLQNLNLANNDFSGSIPSTWGQLSNLKHLSLRGNQISGYIPDSIANITGLTELDLSSTNLSGRIPVKLFSVLTFNFTGTHLACGSGLDQPCVSNSSFQDLQVSTSKSKFEAIVTSSSCAALFVIVLVGALFTYQYYHVHKHKHDVFVDVEGEDDCKISFGQLRRFSWHEIQLATDNFSEGNIIGQGGFGKVYRGALSDNTKVAVKRLTDYHSPGGEAAFLREVQLISVAVHRNLLRLIGFCTTSSERILVYPFMQNLSVAYRLRDLKPGEKGLDWPTRKRIAFGAAHGLAYLHEHCNPKIIHRDLKAANILLDDDFEAVLGDFGLAKLVDTKLTHITTQVRGTMGHIAPEYLSTGKSSEKTDVFGYGITLLELVTGQRAIDFSRLEEEEDVLLLDHTKKLQRENRLQDIVDGNLNTYDPKEVETIVQVALLCTQTSPEDRPMMVEVVKMLQGVGLSERWAEWEQLEQVRNQEFYLYSHQFALAEDSTHDQEAIQLSKAR; this is encoded by the exons ATGATCGAGAGCATGGCTGAAACAG TTGAAGCTTTGGTTGATTTTCTAAGGGCACTTAATGATTCCAAGGGTCAAATAACAGATTGGAATTATAATCTTGTGAGCCCATGCTTTAGCTGGTCTCGAGTCACTTGTAGAAATGGAAATGTCATATCCCT GAGTTTGGCTTCAAATGGATTTTCAGGAACCCTTTCACCATCAATTACTAAATTGAAATATTTGGCTAGCCT GGACCTAGGGAACAATAATTTAGTGGGAGTTTTACCCGGTTACCTTGCCAATATGACGTATCTACAAAATCTAAATCTCGCCAACAATGATTTTAGTGGTTCCATACCTAGTACTTGGGGTCAACTATCCaatttaaaacattt GTCATTGAGGGGGAACCAAATATCTGGATACATTCCTGATTCGATTGCAAATATAACCGGGTTGACAGAACT GGATCTTTCATCTACTAATTTATCCGGAAGAATCCCCGTGAAGCTATTTTCTGTTCTGACATTCAA TTTTACAGGAACACATCTTGCCTGCGGCTCTGGCTTGGACCAACCTTGTGTTTCTAACTCTTCCTTTCAAGATCTTCAAG TTTCAACCAGCAAGTCAAAATTTGAGGCAATTGTAACTTCTTCAAGTTGTGCTGCATTATTCGTAATCGTGTTAGTTGGGGCTTTGTTTACTTATCAATACTATCATGTGCACAAACACAAACATGATGTGTTTGTTGATGTAGAGG GTGAAGATGACTGCAAAATTTCATTTGGTCAGTTGAGAAGATTTTCTTGGCATGAAATTCAACTTGCTACTGATAATTTCAGTGAAGGCAATATAATTGGACAAGGAGGCTTTGGAAAAGTTTACAGGGGTGCCCTTTCGGACAATACCAAGGTTGCTGTCAAACGGCTCACAGATTATCATAGTCCAGGCGGTGAGGCTGCATTCCTAAGGGAGGTTCAGCTTATAAGTGTTGCAGTCCATCGTAATCTCCTACGTTTGATTGGATTTTGTACAACCTCTTCTGAAAGAATCCTTGTTTATCCGTTCATGCAAAATCTTAGTGTTGCCTACCGCCTAAGAG ATTTAAAACCAGGAGAGAAAGGCTTGGACTGGCCGACTCGGAAACGTATTGCTTTTGGTGCAGCCCATGGCTTGGCGTACTTGCATGAACATTGTAACCCTAAGATTATACATCGTGACTTAAAGGCTGCAAACATTCTACTTGACGACGATTTTGAAGCTGTTCTTGGAGATTTTGGGCTAGCAAAGTTGGTTGATACAAAATTGACTCATATTACCACTCAAGTACGTGGGACGATGGGCCATATTGCCCCAGAGTATTTATCTACTGGAAAATCATCAGAAAAGACTGATGTTTTTGGTTATGGTATTACACTTCTCGAACTAGTCACTGGTCAACGCGCAATAGATTTCTCACGGCTGGAAGAGGAGGAGGATGTTCTTCTGCTTGACCAC ACCAAAAAGTTACAGAGAGAAAATAGGCTTCAGGACATTGTGGACGGAAACTTGAACACTTATGACCCCAAAGAAGTTGAGACAATTGTTCaggtggcattactgtgcactcaAACGTCACCCGAGGACCGTCCGATGATGGTAGAAGTTGTAAAAATGCTACAGGGAGTGGGTCTGTCAGAGAGATGGGCAGAGTGGGAGCAGCTCGAACAAGTAAGGAATCAAGAATTTTATCTCTATTCTCACCAATTTGCTTTGGCTGAAGACTCTACTCATGATCAAGAAGCCATACAATTGTCTAAGGCAAGATAA
- the LOC107406345 gene encoding probable LRR receptor-like serine/threonine-protein kinase At5g63710 isoform X3: MMFGVLSCWLPLKLIINMLIILLLLKVTSPSTEPDVEVEALVDFLRALNDSKGQITDWNYNLVSPCFSWSRVTCRNGNVISLSLASNGFSGTLSPSITKLKYLASLSLRGNQISGYIPDSIANITGLTELDLSSTNLSGRIPVKLFSVLTFNFTGTHLACGSGLDQPCVSNSSFQDLQVSTSKSKFEAIVTSSSCAALFVIVLVGALFTYQYYHVHKHKHDVFVDVEGEDDCKISFGQLRRFSWHEIQLATDNFSEGNIIGQGGFGKVYRGALSDNTKVAVKRLTDYHSPGGEAAFLREVQLISVAVHRNLLRLIGFCTTSSERILVYPFMQNLSVAYRLRDLKPGEKGLDWPTRKRIAFGAAHGLAYLHEHCNPKIIHRDLKAANILLDDDFEAVLGDFGLAKLVDTKLTHITTQVRGTMGHIAPEYLSTGKSSEKTDVFGYGITLLELVTGQRAIDFSRLEEEEDVLLLDHTKKLQRENRLQDIVDGNLNTYDPKEVETIVQVALLCTQTSPEDRPMMVEVVKMLQGVGLSERWAEWEQLEQVRNQEFYLYSHQFALAEDSTHDQEAIQLSKAR; the protein is encoded by the exons ATGATGTTCGGAGTACTTTCTTGCTGGCTTCCTCTAAAGCTAATCATAAACATGCTTATAATACTCCTATTGTTAAAAGTCACTTCTCCATCAACGGAACCTGATGTGGAAG TTGAAGCTTTGGTTGATTTTCTAAGGGCACTTAATGATTCCAAGGGTCAAATAACAGATTGGAATTATAATCTTGTGAGCCCATGCTTTAGCTGGTCTCGAGTCACTTGTAGAAATGGAAATGTCATATCCCT GAGTTTGGCTTCAAATGGATTTTCAGGAACCCTTTCACCATCAATTACTAAATTGAAATATTTGGCTAGCCT GTCATTGAGGGGGAACCAAATATCTGGATACATTCCTGATTCGATTGCAAATATAACCGGGTTGACAGAACT GGATCTTTCATCTACTAATTTATCCGGAAGAATCCCCGTGAAGCTATTTTCTGTTCTGACATTCAA TTTTACAGGAACACATCTTGCCTGCGGCTCTGGCTTGGACCAACCTTGTGTTTCTAACTCTTCCTTTCAAGATCTTCAAG TTTCAACCAGCAAGTCAAAATTTGAGGCAATTGTAACTTCTTCAAGTTGTGCTGCATTATTCGTAATCGTGTTAGTTGGGGCTTTGTTTACTTATCAATACTATCATGTGCACAAACACAAACATGATGTGTTTGTTGATGTAGAGG GTGAAGATGACTGCAAAATTTCATTTGGTCAGTTGAGAAGATTTTCTTGGCATGAAATTCAACTTGCTACTGATAATTTCAGTGAAGGCAATATAATTGGACAAGGAGGCTTTGGAAAAGTTTACAGGGGTGCCCTTTCGGACAATACCAAGGTTGCTGTCAAACGGCTCACAGATTATCATAGTCCAGGCGGTGAGGCTGCATTCCTAAGGGAGGTTCAGCTTATAAGTGTTGCAGTCCATCGTAATCTCCTACGTTTGATTGGATTTTGTACAACCTCTTCTGAAAGAATCCTTGTTTATCCGTTCATGCAAAATCTTAGTGTTGCCTACCGCCTAAGAG ATTTAAAACCAGGAGAGAAAGGCTTGGACTGGCCGACTCGGAAACGTATTGCTTTTGGTGCAGCCCATGGCTTGGCGTACTTGCATGAACATTGTAACCCTAAGATTATACATCGTGACTTAAAGGCTGCAAACATTCTACTTGACGACGATTTTGAAGCTGTTCTTGGAGATTTTGGGCTAGCAAAGTTGGTTGATACAAAATTGACTCATATTACCACTCAAGTACGTGGGACGATGGGCCATATTGCCCCAGAGTATTTATCTACTGGAAAATCATCAGAAAAGACTGATGTTTTTGGTTATGGTATTACACTTCTCGAACTAGTCACTGGTCAACGCGCAATAGATTTCTCACGGCTGGAAGAGGAGGAGGATGTTCTTCTGCTTGACCAC ACCAAAAAGTTACAGAGAGAAAATAGGCTTCAGGACATTGTGGACGGAAACTTGAACACTTATGACCCCAAAGAAGTTGAGACAATTGTTCaggtggcattactgtgcactcaAACGTCACCCGAGGACCGTCCGATGATGGTAGAAGTTGTAAAAATGCTACAGGGAGTGGGTCTGTCAGAGAGATGGGCAGAGTGGGAGCAGCTCGAACAAGTAAGGAATCAAGAATTTTATCTCTATTCTCACCAATTTGCTTTGGCTGAAGACTCTACTCATGATCAAGAAGCCATACAATTGTCTAAGGCAAGATAA